One Streptomyces coeruleorubidus DNA segment encodes these proteins:
- a CDS encoding acyl-CoA carboxylase subunit beta: MVVSTEVTASGPGETAAHTPGSTAERVAGLERRRDQAVAPGGSRRRGEFSARERIERLVDKDSFTETGLFVRARLAGEGARRPYGDGVVTGYGTVDGRPVCVFAQDSTVFGGSMGEAFGEKTVALMDLALKTGCPVIGLNDSGGARIQEGVASLALYAELVRRNVKASGVIPQISVVLGPCAGGAAYSPAITDFTVMVDGASHMFVTGPDVIETVTGERTTAEELGGARTSNTVNGNAHFLATDEEDALDTVRDLLSYLPANNLERPPEYAPGHPPPGADLDAVVPDRLGEAYDMRAILHAVVDDGELLQVQELFATNIICALARIEGRSVGVVANQPLHAAGVLDIDASEKAARFVRFCDAFGIPLLTFADVPGYLSGVRQEQAGIIRRGAKLLYAYAEATVPKVTVVVRKAYGGGYAVMGSKHLGADVNLAWPTARIAVMGAEGAVGVLHRRELAAADDPEALRARLLSAYERTHGTPYLAAERGYVDAVIAPRETREQVCRALRALRGKRAPMPERRHGNIPL, translated from the coding sequence GTGGTTGTGAGCACAGAGGTGACAGCATCCGGTCCGGGGGAAACGGCGGCGCACACGCCCGGGAGTACCGCGGAGCGCGTCGCGGGCCTGGAGCGCCGCCGGGACCAGGCGGTGGCCCCGGGCGGGTCGCGCAGACGCGGGGAGTTCTCGGCCCGGGAGCGGATCGAACGGCTCGTGGACAAGGACTCCTTCACGGAGACCGGCCTGTTCGTCCGGGCCCGGCTTGCCGGGGAGGGCGCCCGCCGCCCCTACGGCGACGGCGTGGTCACCGGGTACGGCACGGTCGACGGCCGCCCGGTGTGCGTGTTCGCCCAGGACTCCACGGTGTTCGGCGGCAGCATGGGCGAGGCCTTCGGCGAGAAGACCGTCGCGCTGATGGACCTGGCCCTGAAGACGGGCTGCCCGGTGATCGGCCTGAACGACTCCGGCGGGGCCCGCATCCAGGAAGGTGTCGCCTCGCTCGCCCTCTACGCCGAGCTGGTGCGCCGCAACGTCAAGGCGTCCGGGGTGATCCCGCAGATCTCGGTCGTCCTGGGTCCGTGCGCGGGCGGTGCCGCGTACTCGCCGGCGATCACGGACTTCACGGTGATGGTGGACGGCGCCTCGCACATGTTCGTCACCGGTCCGGACGTCATCGAGACGGTCACCGGCGAACGCACCACGGCCGAGGAACTGGGCGGCGCCCGCACCAGCAACACCGTCAACGGCAACGCCCACTTCCTGGCCACCGACGAGGAGGACGCCCTCGACACCGTGCGCGACCTGCTGTCGTACCTCCCGGCCAACAACCTCGAACGGCCACCGGAGTACGCGCCCGGGCACCCGCCGCCCGGCGCCGACCTCGACGCGGTGGTCCCGGACCGGCTGGGCGAGGCGTACGACATGCGGGCGATCCTGCACGCGGTCGTCGACGACGGTGAACTGCTGCAGGTGCAGGAGCTGTTCGCGACGAACATCATCTGCGCCCTGGCCCGGATCGAGGGCCGCTCGGTGGGAGTCGTCGCCAACCAGCCCCTGCACGCCGCCGGGGTCCTCGACATCGACGCCTCGGAGAAGGCGGCGCGGTTCGTGCGGTTCTGCGACGCGTTCGGCATCCCGCTGCTGACCTTCGCCGACGTGCCCGGTTATCTGTCCGGGGTTCGGCAGGAGCAGGCCGGCATCATCCGGCGCGGAGCGAAACTGCTGTACGCCTACGCCGAGGCGACCGTCCCCAAGGTCACGGTCGTGGTGCGCAAGGCGTACGGCGGCGGATACGCGGTGATGGGCTCCAAGCACCTGGGCGCCGACGTGAACCTCGCCTGGCCCACCGCCCGTATCGCCGTCATGGGCGCCGAGGGGGCCGTCGGCGTGCTGCACCGGCGTGAACTCGCCGCGGCCGACGACCCCGAGGCGCTGCGTGCCCGCCTGCTCAGCGCGTACGAGCGCACCCACGGCACGCCCTACCTCGCCGCCGAGCGCGGCTATGTCGACGCCGTCATCGCGCCGCGCGAGACCCGGGAGCAGGTCTGCCGCGCGCTGCGCGCCCTGCGCGGCAAACGCGCGCCGATGCCGGAACGCCGGCACGGCAACATCCCGCTCTGA
- a CDS encoding aldo/keto reductase yields the protein MHTRRIGDVDVSAIGLGAMPMSIEGRPDEERSLATIHAALDAGVTLIDTADAYHRDADEVGHNETLIAKALASHDRGGDVLVATKGGHLRPGDGSWTLDGSPRHLKEACEASLRRLGVEAIGLYQFHRPDPRVPYAESVGAIRDLLDEGKIRMAGISNANPEQIRQAGEILGGRLASVQNQFSPAFRSSEPELDLCDELGIAFLPWSPLGGISKAGELGSGHAPFARIAEAHGVSPQRVCLAWMLAKSPVVVPIPGASRPETIRDSLAATELTLTPQELAELDAA from the coding sequence ATGCACACCCGCCGCATCGGTGATGTCGACGTCAGCGCGATCGGCCTGGGCGCGATGCCCATGTCCATCGAGGGACGACCCGACGAGGAACGCTCCCTCGCCACCATCCACGCCGCGCTCGACGCCGGGGTGACCCTGATCGACACCGCGGACGCCTACCACCGCGACGCCGACGAGGTCGGTCACAACGAGACCCTGATAGCCAAGGCCCTCGCCTCCCACGACCGCGGCGGCGACGTCCTGGTCGCCACCAAGGGCGGCCATCTGCGCCCCGGCGACGGCAGCTGGACGCTCGACGGCAGCCCCCGCCACCTAAAGGAGGCCTGCGAGGCGTCCCTGCGCCGGCTCGGCGTCGAGGCCATCGGGCTCTACCAGTTCCACCGCCCCGACCCGCGCGTCCCCTACGCCGAGTCCGTCGGCGCGATCCGGGACCTGCTGGACGAGGGCAAGATCCGCATGGCCGGCATCTCGAACGCGAACCCCGAGCAGATCCGGCAGGCGGGCGAGATCCTCGGCGGCCGGCTGGCCTCCGTGCAGAACCAGTTCTCCCCGGCCTTCCGCTCCAGCGAGCCGGAGCTGGACCTGTGCGACGAACTCGGCATCGCGTTCCTGCCCTGGAGCCCTCTCGGTGGCATCTCGAAGGCCGGCGAACTCGGCTCGGGCCACGCCCCCTTCGCCCGCATCGCCGAGGCGCACGGCGTGAGCCCGCAGCGCGTGTGCCTGGCGTGGATGCTCGCCAAGTCGCCCGTGGTCGTCCCGATCCCGGGCGCCAGCCGCCCCGAGACCATCCGCGACTCGCTCGCCGCCACCGAACTCACGCTGACACCGCAGGAACTGGCGGAGCTGGACGCCGCCTGA
- a CDS encoding DUF5133 domain-containing protein, with the protein MLVPDRKVVRELLTRYASLRIAQAERHVPTAARELEDVSYTLCVMMGTSDITDAIAQADALLLTKKRSEEADADGENGLTLVG; encoded by the coding sequence GTGCTCGTACCGGACCGGAAGGTCGTCAGGGAGTTGCTGACGCGGTATGCGTCGCTGAGGATCGCTCAGGCGGAGAGGCACGTGCCGACGGCGGCACGCGAGCTTGAGGACGTCAGCTATACGCTGTGCGTGATGATGGGAACGTCCGACATCACCGACGCCATCGCCCAGGCCGACGCCCTGCTGCTCACCAAGAAGCGGTCCGAGGAAGCGGACGCGGACGGGGAGAACGGTCTGACGCTGGTCGGCTGA
- a CDS encoding GlxA family transcriptional regulator — protein sequence MHSVAILVLDQVVPFDMAAPQQTFAWTHMPDGRPAYRVRLCAETPQVRADGGFTLLVDRGLEALAEADTIIVPGCSPEAAPPSELVLAALRQAAAAGTRIASVCVGAFVLAQAGLLDGLRATTHWVAAGELARRFPQVEVEPDVLYVDNGQILTSAGAAAALDLCLHMIRRDLGSAVAANIARMSVMPLEREGGQAQFIVHEHPPVPRGSALEPVLEWIEDNLAHEVTLGALAERAGMSERTFSRRFREQTGTTPLQWLLRARVRRAQYLLENTDHCVERIARQAGFGSPTAFRERFRKVVGTTPYAYRTAFHGKANAPAARSRAAGAPPGS from the coding sequence ATGCACTCCGTGGCGATCCTGGTTCTCGACCAAGTGGTGCCGTTCGACATGGCGGCGCCCCAGCAGACGTTCGCCTGGACCCACATGCCGGACGGGCGTCCGGCCTACCGGGTCCGGTTGTGTGCCGAGACGCCGCAGGTGCGCGCGGACGGTGGTTTCACCCTGCTCGTCGACCGGGGGCTGGAGGCACTGGCGGAGGCCGACACGATCATCGTGCCGGGCTGCTCCCCCGAGGCCGCGCCGCCGTCCGAGCTGGTGCTGGCGGCCCTGCGGCAGGCGGCCGCGGCCGGTACGCGGATCGCGTCCGTGTGCGTGGGGGCGTTCGTGCTGGCGCAGGCCGGGCTGCTGGACGGGCTGCGCGCCACCACGCACTGGGTGGCAGCGGGTGAGCTGGCCCGCCGCTTCCCGCAGGTCGAGGTGGAGCCGGACGTGCTGTACGTCGACAACGGGCAGATCCTCACCTCGGCCGGTGCGGCCGCCGCGCTGGACCTGTGCCTGCACATGATCCGCCGGGATCTGGGGTCGGCCGTCGCGGCGAACATCGCCCGGATGTCGGTCATGCCGCTGGAACGGGAGGGCGGACAGGCCCAGTTCATCGTGCACGAGCACCCGCCGGTGCCGCGGGGGTCGGCGCTGGAGCCGGTGCTGGAGTGGATCGAGGACAACCTCGCGCACGAGGTGACGCTGGGCGCGCTGGCGGAGCGTGCGGGGATGAGCGAGCGGACCTTCAGCCGCCGCTTCCGCGAGCAGACCGGCACCACGCCGTTGCAGTGGCTGCTGCGGGCGCGGGTGCGGCGCGCCCAGTACCTGCTGGAGAACACCGACCACTGCGTGGAACGGATCGCGCGGCAGGCGGGGTTCGGCTCACCGACGGCCTTCCGGGAGCGGTTCCGCAAGGTAGTGGGGACGACGCCGTACGCGTATCGCACGGCGTTCCACGGGAAGGCGAACGCCCCGGCGGCCCGTTCACGGGCCGCCGGGGCGCCACCCGGTTCATGA
- the tgmB gene encoding ATP-grasp ribosomal peptide maturase: MTVLILTCEEDVTADMVVVHLNATGVPVVRVDPADLTGGVALSGEYVHGRFRGHLSAGGRLVGIGGLRSVWVRRPGTPAGRAAQPSAWLTEEAAQALYGMLRGSDARWMNHPDAARRARHKPWQLRLAQRCGLPVPATLITTFPRAAREFSERYPDLVVKPVSGAHPQDPPRAVPTSRVPPDTDFSAVAFGPTLLQRRISKRADIRLTVVGERMLAARKATAADADPDEVDVRFAAPGAPWRPTDVPSCIAPGVRAYLREAELAYGAFDFVEDADGTWWFLECNQSGQFGFVEVETGQPIARTIAEWLARPVPEAPSHVNGANTRAC, translated from the coding sequence ATGACGGTACTGATCCTCACCTGCGAGGAGGATGTGACCGCGGACATGGTGGTCGTGCACCTGAACGCGACGGGGGTTCCGGTGGTCCGCGTCGACCCGGCCGATCTGACCGGTGGTGTCGCGCTGTCCGGGGAGTACGTCCACGGCCGTTTCCGCGGCCATCTGTCCGCCGGGGGGCGGCTGGTGGGCATCGGGGGGCTGCGGTCGGTGTGGGTACGCCGGCCGGGCACCCCGGCCGGGCGGGCGGCCCAGCCGTCCGCGTGGCTGACCGAGGAGGCCGCCCAGGCGCTCTACGGCATGCTGCGGGGTTCGGACGCGCGCTGGATGAACCACCCCGACGCGGCCCGCCGGGCCCGGCACAAGCCCTGGCAGCTGCGCCTCGCCCAGCGGTGCGGCCTGCCCGTGCCGGCGACGCTGATCACGACCTTCCCGCGCGCCGCGCGCGAGTTCTCGGAGCGCTACCCGGACCTGGTGGTCAAGCCGGTGTCGGGCGCGCATCCGCAGGACCCGCCCCGGGCCGTGCCGACCAGCCGTGTCCCACCGGACACGGACTTCTCCGCGGTCGCGTTCGGGCCGACGCTGCTTCAGCGGCGGATCTCCAAGCGGGCCGACATCCGTCTCACCGTGGTGGGTGAGCGGATGCTGGCGGCCCGCAAGGCGACCGCCGCGGACGCGGACCCCGACGAGGTCGACGTGCGGTTCGCCGCGCCCGGCGCACCGTGGCGGCCCACCGACGTGCCGTCGTGCATCGCGCCGGGCGTCCGGGCCTATCTGCGGGAGGCAGAACTGGCTTACGGGGCCTTCGACTTCGTCGAGGACGCCGACGGGACCTGGTGGTTCCTTGAGTGCAATCAGTCGGGGCAGTTCGGGTTCGTCGAGGTGGAGACGGGGCAGCCGATCGCCCGCACCATCGCCGAGTGGCTGGCGCGCCCCGTTCCCGAGGCGCCGTCGCACGTCAACGGCGCCAACACGAGGGCCTGTTGA
- the tgmA gene encoding putative ATP-grasp-modified RiPP, giving the protein MQPFALNYARPAVELEAATPYVYDAGLQLNVLHDGRVAACDFALLREVGTTTSTAGSKTHFDD; this is encoded by the coding sequence ATGCAACCGTTCGCGCTCAACTACGCGCGCCCGGCAGTGGAGTTGGAAGCTGCCACTCCGTACGTGTACGACGCCGGACTGCAGTTGAACGTGCTCCACGACGGCCGGGTGGCCGCCTGCGACTTCGCCCTGTTGAGAGAGGTCGGCACCACGACGTCCACCGCCGGCTCCAAGACGCACTTCGACGACTGA
- a CDS encoding YkvA family protein has protein sequence MDTTTTVITLAAVLAAIVLVFAVGILVRLVRTRRELRRAGLPTGPRWVFWGAVVYFVLPADVLPDPVYLDDIGVLLLALRTVRGSLGERERSTTRRPDRRPDRQPAR, from the coding sequence GTGGATACGACCACTACGGTGATCACCCTGGCCGCGGTTCTCGCGGCCATCGTCCTCGTCTTCGCCGTCGGCATCCTGGTGCGGCTGGTCAGAACCCGGCGCGAACTGCGGCGCGCGGGACTGCCCACGGGCCCGCGCTGGGTCTTCTGGGGCGCGGTTGTCTATTTCGTGCTGCCTGCCGACGTGCTGCCCGATCCTGTGTACCTGGACGACATCGGCGTCCTGCTGCTCGCTCTGCGCACTGTCCGCGGCTCCCTCGGCGAACGGGAGCGCAGCACGACACGCCGACCGGACCGCCGGCCGGACCGCCAACCGGCCCGATGA
- a CDS encoding xanthine dehydrogenase family protein molybdopterin-binding subunit, with product MTGSVGVPAERREGREKVSGTARYSAEYHFPGRAQAWPVPAAVARGRVTGVDTAAALAVRGVIAVLTHENAPRLAEPDDATLAVLQDPRVPHRGWFVALVVAETLEAARAGAAAVRVDYAAEEHDVTLTASHPGVYVPEDAGAEYPAVRERGDPDGAFGSSAARVDVAYRVPPLHNHPMEPHASTARWDDGRLTVHTSSQGAGAVQAVLAGLFGIPEERIVVTAEHVGGGFGSKGTPRPDVVLAAMAARQTGRAVTVALPRRYLPAVVGHRAPTLHRLRLGADADGRLTSLVHEVTTHTSRIKEFVEQAAVPARVMYASPHSRTEHRVVALDVPSPSWMRAPGEAPGMYALESAMDELAAELGMDPVELRVRNEPDVEPDSGKPFSSRHLVECLREGARRFGWAGRDPRPGSRREGPLLLGTGVAAATYPVMVSPATASARALPDGTFLVRINATDIGTGARTVLAQVGADALGVPLERVRIEVGSTELPPAPLAGGSSGTASWGWAVHEAGARLARRLAEHPGPLPEQGLDARADTTGSADAESDWARHAFGAHFAEVAVDTVTGEVRVGRLLGVYAAGRILNARTARSQFVGGMTMGLGMALTEGSTMDAAFGDFTESDLASYHVPVHADVAEIEAHWLDEDDPRLNPMGSKGIGEIGIVGTAAAIGNALHHATGVRFRELPLTPDRVLAGLLDRRTANGARAGPAAGGSGPVRGT from the coding sequence ATGACCGGCAGCGTGGGCGTCCCTGCCGAGCGCCGGGAGGGACGGGAGAAGGTCAGCGGCACCGCCCGCTACTCCGCCGAGTACCACTTCCCCGGCCGGGCCCAGGCCTGGCCCGTGCCGGCGGCTGTCGCCCGGGGCCGGGTGACCGGCGTCGACACGGCGGCGGCCCTGGCCGTGCGCGGTGTGATCGCCGTCCTCACCCACGAGAACGCGCCGCGGCTCGCCGAGCCGGACGATGCCACGCTCGCCGTGCTCCAGGACCCCCGGGTTCCGCACCGCGGCTGGTTCGTGGCCCTGGTGGTGGCCGAGACCCTGGAGGCGGCGCGGGCCGGTGCCGCCGCGGTCCGCGTCGACTACGCCGCCGAGGAACACGATGTGACCCTCACCGCATCGCACCCGGGTGTGTACGTCCCCGAGGACGCAGGCGCCGAGTATCCGGCCGTCCGCGAACGGGGCGACCCCGACGGGGCGTTCGGTTCCTCGGCCGCCCGGGTCGATGTCGCCTACCGGGTGCCGCCGTTGCACAACCACCCCATGGAGCCGCACGCCAGCACCGCCCGCTGGGACGACGGCCGGCTCACCGTGCACACCTCCAGCCAGGGCGCCGGTGCGGTACAGGCCGTGCTCGCCGGGCTGTTCGGCATTCCCGAGGAGCGGATCGTCGTCACCGCCGAGCACGTCGGCGGCGGCTTCGGCTCCAAGGGCACGCCACGGCCCGACGTGGTGCTCGCCGCGATGGCGGCGCGGCAGACCGGTCGGGCGGTCACCGTGGCGCTGCCCCGCCGGTACCTGCCCGCCGTCGTCGGGCATCGTGCGCCCACGCTGCACCGGCTGCGGCTCGGCGCCGACGCGGACGGACGCCTCACCTCCCTCGTGCACGAGGTCACGACGCACACCTCCCGGATCAAGGAGTTCGTGGAGCAGGCGGCGGTGCCGGCGCGGGTGATGTACGCGTCGCCCCACAGTCGTACGGAGCACCGGGTCGTGGCGCTGGACGTGCCCTCGCCGTCGTGGATGCGGGCGCCGGGCGAGGCACCGGGCATGTACGCGCTGGAGTCGGCCATGGACGAACTCGCCGCCGAGCTGGGCATGGACCCGGTCGAGCTGCGCGTCCGCAACGAACCGGACGTCGAACCCGACAGCGGCAAGCCGTTCAGCAGCAGGCACCTGGTGGAGTGTCTGCGCGAGGGCGCCCGCCGCTTCGGGTGGGCCGGGCGCGATCCCCGGCCGGGCTCCCGCCGGGAAGGTCCCCTGCTGCTGGGGACGGGCGTGGCGGCGGCGACGTATCCCGTCATGGTGTCGCCCGCCACGGCGTCGGCCCGCGCGCTGCCCGACGGGACGTTCCTGGTGCGGATCAACGCCACGGACATCGGTACGGGGGCCCGGACCGTGCTCGCACAGGTCGGCGCCGACGCCCTCGGGGTACCGCTGGAGCGGGTGCGGATCGAGGTCGGCAGCACCGAACTCCCGCCGGCGCCGCTGGCCGGCGGTTCGTCCGGCACCGCTTCCTGGGGCTGGGCGGTCCACGAGGCGGGTGCCCGGCTGGCGCGGCGGCTGGCCGAGCACCCGGGGCCGCTGCCCGAGCAGGGTCTCGACGCCCGCGCGGACACGACGGGCTCGGCGGACGCCGAGAGCGACTGGGCGCGGCACGCCTTCGGGGCGCACTTCGCCGAGGTCGCCGTGGACACGGTCACCGGCGAGGTCCGGGTCGGCCGGCTGCTCGGGGTGTACGCCGCGGGGCGCATCCTCAACGCCCGTACCGCACGTTCCCAGTTCGTCGGCGGCATGACGATGGGCCTGGGCATGGCGCTGACCGAGGGCAGCACGATGGACGCCGCGTTCGGTGACTTCACGGAGTCTGACCTCGCGTCGTACCACGTTCCGGTGCACGCCGACGTGGCCGAGATCGAGGCGCACTGGCTGGACGAGGACGATCCCCGTCTCAACCCCATGGGCAGCAAGGGGATCGGGGAGATCGGCATCGTCGGGACGGCCGCCGCGATCGGCAACGCGCTCCACCACGCCACCGGTGTCCGCTTCCGTGAACTCCCGCTGACGCCAGACCGGGTGCTGGCCGGGTTGCTCGACCGCCGTACGGCGAACGGCGCCCGGGCCGGACCCGCTGCGGGCGGATCCGGTCCGGTACGGGGCACGTAG
- a CDS encoding FAD binding domain-containing protein, whose product MKEFAYVRAGSVEEATSAYASHAGARYLGGGTNLVDLMKLGVERPAALIDVTRLPLDAVQELPDGALRIGAMARNSDLAAHPLVRDRYPALSQAVLAGASGQLRNAATTGGNLLQRTRCPYFQDLSKPCNKREPGSGCGARDGVHRDHAVLGHSAHCIATHPSDMAVALAALDGRVELYGPEGARSVAAADFHRLPGDRPQQDTVIRPGELVTGVVLPAATAGLPSAYRKARDRASYAFALASVAAVLRVSDGVVGDVGLAFGALAHRPWRARRAEEALLGAAATTAAFEHAVDLELSAAQPLRDNAYKVPLARGIAVDVLSRLAQATLTRRTS is encoded by the coding sequence GTGAAGGAGTTCGCCTACGTCCGCGCCGGGAGCGTCGAGGAGGCGACCTCCGCGTACGCCTCCCACGCCGGCGCCCGCTATCTCGGCGGCGGCACCAACCTCGTCGATCTGATGAAGCTCGGCGTCGAGCGGCCCGCCGCCCTCATCGACGTCACCCGGCTGCCGCTGGACGCGGTGCAGGAGCTGCCGGACGGTGCGCTGCGGATCGGGGCGATGGCGCGCAACAGCGACCTCGCGGCCCACCCCCTCGTGCGCGACCGGTACCCGGCGCTGTCGCAGGCGGTGCTCGCGGGGGCGTCGGGGCAGTTGCGCAACGCGGCGACGACCGGCGGCAACCTGCTCCAGCGCACCCGCTGCCCGTACTTCCAGGACCTGTCGAAGCCGTGCAACAAGCGCGAACCGGGCAGCGGCTGCGGCGCGCGGGACGGCGTCCACCGTGATCACGCGGTGCTCGGGCACTCCGCGCACTGCATCGCCACCCATCCGTCGGACATGGCGGTGGCGCTGGCCGCTCTCGACGGGCGTGTCGAGCTGTACGGCCCCGAGGGCGCCCGGAGTGTCGCGGCGGCGGACTTCCACCGGCTGCCCGGGGACCGGCCGCAGCAGGACACGGTGATCCGGCCCGGCGAGCTGGTCACCGGCGTGGTGCTGCCGGCCGCCACGGCAGGGCTGCCGTCGGCGTACCGCAAGGCCCGCGACCGGGCTTCGTACGCCTTCGCGCTCGCGTCCGTCGCAGCCGTGCTGCGGGTGTCGGACGGTGTGGTCGGCGACGTGGGGCTCGCGTTCGGGGCGCTGGCGCACCGGCCGTGGCGGGCCCGGCGGGCGGAGGAGGCGCTGCTGGGCGCGGCTGCGACCACCGCCGCGTTCGAGCACGCCGTCGACCTGGAACTGTCCGCCGCGCAGCCGCTGCGCGACAACGCCTACAAGGTGCCGCTGGCCCGGGGGATCGCCGTGGACGTGCTGTCCCGGCTGGCGCAGGCGACGCTGACGAGGAGGACTTCATGA
- a CDS encoding (2Fe-2S)-binding protein produces MGNDQYHSETTLRVNGKPHTLSVDHRRVLLDLLREDLDLTGAKKGCDHGQCGACTVLVDGRRVNSCLLFAVALDGCEVTTVEGLSGDGEGPHPLQRAFLERDAFQCGYCTPGQICSAAGMLAEAAAGHPSHVTDPATPSAGPVPLDRAEIRERLSGNLCRCGAYPRIAEAVEDVIP; encoded by the coding sequence ATGGGCAACGACCAGTACCACTCGGAGACCACGCTCCGCGTCAACGGCAAACCCCACACGCTCTCCGTCGACCACCGGCGGGTCCTGCTGGACCTCCTGCGGGAGGACCTGGATCTCACGGGTGCCAAGAAGGGCTGCGACCACGGCCAGTGCGGTGCCTGCACGGTCCTGGTGGACGGGCGGCGCGTCAACAGCTGTCTGCTGTTCGCGGTCGCCCTGGACGGCTGTGAGGTCACGACCGTCGAGGGGCTCTCCGGCGACGGGGAGGGCCCGCACCCGCTGCAGCGGGCCTTCCTGGAGCGCGACGCCTTCCAGTGCGGCTACTGCACCCCGGGCCAGATCTGCTCCGCGGCCGGCATGCTCGCCGAGGCGGCGGCCGGTCACCCCTCGCACGTCACCGACCCGGCGACGCCCTCGGCCGGGCCGGTGCCGCTGGACCGGGCGGAGATCCGGGAGCGGCTGAGCGGCAACCTGTGCCGGTGCGGTGCGTATCCGCGGATCGCCGAGGCCGTGGAGGACGTGATCCCGTGA
- a CDS encoding VOC family protein — translation MKPCRPSGPEGTAGWILHFGVEDIDGAVGAAKSLGGTVVSGPAEVAGVGRVALLKDPADVTFALVQFV, via the coding sequence GTGAAGCCCTGCCGTCCGAGCGGCCCCGAGGGCACGGCCGGTTGGATCCTGCACTTCGGTGTCGAGGACATCGACGGCGCGGTGGGCGCGGCGAAGTCACTGGGCGGAACCGTCGTCTCCGGGCCCGCCGAAGTGGCCGGTGTCGGACGGGTCGCCCTCCTGAAGGACCCGGCAGACGTGACCTTCGCCCTGGTCCAGTTCGTCTGA
- a CDS encoding HAD-IA family hydrolase, whose amino-acid sequence MERSQNTSPTMVVWDLGGVLAPSGSAPAALAEALDVPESQLAAPYWTHRDAYDLGASPETYWRLVADALGRPLDGAWVDRLDRIDTGYWATLASDAAALLARLTERGTPLGILSNAPGSLARAVRRAPWSTRFEALVFSSDLGLMKPDPLVYRAADERLGRAPSEVVFFDDRPENVAAAGAHGWRAHVWTGAEAAAAVLAREGVLDD is encoded by the coding sequence GTGGAACGTTCCCAAAACACCTCACCGACCATGGTCGTCTGGGATCTGGGCGGCGTCCTGGCGCCGTCGGGCAGTGCGCCGGCCGCCCTCGCCGAGGCCCTCGATGTGCCCGAGTCCCAACTGGCCGCCCCGTACTGGACCCACCGGGACGCCTACGACCTGGGCGCCTCCCCGGAGACGTACTGGCGCCTGGTCGCCGACGCGCTCGGGCGCCCGCTCGACGGGGCGTGGGTCGATCGCCTCGACCGGATCGACACCGGATACTGGGCGACCCTCGCCTCCGACGCCGCGGCACTGCTGGCCAGGCTGACGGAGCGGGGAACGCCGCTGGGGATCCTCTCCAACGCCCCGGGCTCGCTGGCGCGGGCGGTCCGGCGGGCGCCGTGGAGCACTCGCTTCGAAGCCCTGGTCTTCTCGTCGGATCTCGGCCTGATGAAACCGGACCCGCTCGTCTACCGGGCCGCCGACGAACGGCTGGGCCGCGCACCGTCGGAGGTGGTCTTCTTCGACGACCGGCCGGAGAACGTCGCGGCGGCCGGCGCCCACGGCTGGCGCGCGCACGTGTGGACCGGGGCCGAGGCCGCCGCGGCGGTTCTCGCGCGGGAGGGCGTGCTCGATGACTGA